ATGCAAGAATACAATTTACAACACAGCAGGGTAAAAAGCTGTAACAGTACTGGAGAGTAGATTGATCATAgctataaactattttatttttttcgtttttaaTCCGATGTCCAAAACTCACATTAGAACCCCGACTAAATCTGGACCGCGTACTACCGGGTCCATTCGGAGGTGATgctttcaatataattttttcatatcaaaAATTCGAACtcaaaatttctaattaagaatgaaatagTCTTACTACCGATGCTAATTAACTAGCTAGGTACTATAATAGTAGTGTTTGTGGTTTTCTTAGTTGAGTTTGTAACAACATTGAATCTTTTTGTCTTCGATTGTACTACGTTTGTCAATCGTGTGGTTCATAGTGAACAAACACTTAACAACTACACTAAGTTCACAGAAGTACTCTCCAATTACTATTCGACACCAAATGTACCTACAAACAACACTCTTgtctttttactttttcaatATGCACACGGGTTTCCCAATAACAACAGCTAGCCCACCAACTCCAAATTAAAGTTCTTACAACACGcactatatcaaaaataatttttaacgtCAGTTAATTAACGAtaatagcttttaaatatttatttttagcagTAATTGACATTCTTTAtatatatgtccctaaagcctttagcgatAGTGGATCTAATGACACCCAACTAATGCCGGTATagactttaacactctttattaatgtgtttatttattgttgttaAAAATTGTTTATGTTATAGTGACGTTTGACCgggtgatggataaagaaaaataattctacaatagttttttttaatacttcTTAATTCCTTATTTCAATAGAGTTAAGTTATTATTGTCTCTAGTGGAAATAATAATGAATTAATGATGATATAATTCATCTCAgcaaaaaatagttaaaatgataaaaatatccTCTTAATCTCTTTTTATACTATCACTTTCACATTTTTTACTCTTACGAAAGATATCTtggtaaataaataatttattctttaaaattatattatttttaatacaacaaatcaaatattcactaaaaaaataatactcgtAGCCAAATAACTAATagttaaaatgataaaaaataaaaaaaaaataaaaaaatatatatatatatacacttgaCAGTTGACACCATGAATAATTGACTTACGACATataaaaacttgatttttcctTGCACTTTTTCCCTTTAGGAATTAGGGTTTCTTCTTTTGTTGCTCTCCTGCATAGCATCTGTAAATTCGGAATTTAGACGCTGTGAGTTTTAATTTATGCTTTATTTTCACATACCCCTgcgtttcaaaaaaaaaaaaattaattttaggtatgatgtttttgaatatattttttttgttaaattagaACTCACTCTAAATCCGTCTGTTTGAAAGATGGGGAGGGGTAGGGTGGAGATGAAGCGGATCGAAAACAAAATAAGTAGACAAGTTACTTTCTCAAAGAGACGATCCGGTTTGTTGAAGAAAACCAACGAGATCTCTGTGCTATGTGATGCTGACGTCGCATTAATTGTCTTCTCTTCAAATGGCAAGCTCTTTGAGTACTCCACTCAATCCAGGttcataataattattattactattttaatttattaaacgaagtttattaattagtttaattacctttttttctatttttatatatagcaTGGAAAATATATTGGAAAGATATGAAAGTTACTCATATGCGGAGAGGAACTTGAATACAACTTATAAGGTATTTAATTATATCCTTCATTTAgatctcttttaatttttatttgagattttttttttttttttaattgttccTAATAAGTTTTTCTCTTCTCATAGCTTGGCTACAATGTTTTTTTACTCCAATCtccatttttaatttgttatatagTAATTGATTTCTCATATGCTATCtctatagttattatttttaaaaaatcgctttttttttttaagaattagaATCACGACGAAACATGATTTTCTGAGTAAATAACTACTAGTAGTTGAGTGCTTTGAAGGGAAGATGAAGAAAACTATCCAATTAAATTGTGAAGAATTTTGATTCTTCACATCCCTAATTAGCTAGTTATTACCTGTTACAATTCTCCTTTGCTAAAATTtgctttttatttctttaatttccaAAGAGCTTAATCAATTGATAGAGAgatttgttaaaattttaatgtCTCAATTATGTGAGATGTTTAAGCACGATTTAGGATAAAAGTGaacatatattataattttatattatttggaCTCTCTAATAACATTGACTGCCTCGTTATAGATAAACTTTGAGATGCTTGAATAGCTTCAACCTAGCCTTTTCGTTAACTTGATCTCCCACCTCCACTGTTACTAAGTGGTGGCAAGACTTGAATCCTGTGTCAGGTTCTTTAAAAATgcattacttttttaaaaaaattaacaatgtTTTTGATAGAGtcgaaataatatatatagtatatttgAAGTCTTGTTGCATGATTTCATGGATTATTGTAGGAAAACTGGACTCTCGAGTACCCAAAGCTCATGGCAAGAGTTGAACTTCTGCAAAGAAATATAAGGTACCTACTCCACTTCATCTGGTGAATAATcactttgtttaaaaaaatgacatatttctatatttttttattgaaaagatTTTATCGCCACAAATACATATGTTATCTTATGTTTAAGAAAACAAGTTTTAGAGATGTTGCAGCATATTAACTCTATATTGACGGACAAACAATTACTCAAtgtgtctcaatttatgtgcgACACTTTTTGTTTTACGAGAGtcaaaacaatttaaatttgactGGAAATTTAATTTGCGTATGGAATCTTCAAGTTTTTTGaaatgtaatttatatatttataaattaggTAAAACGCACTACAAGTtataataattgacaattcaaaatatttaaaaaatatatgaaaaatttacggtcaaagataaacttatttgaatctcaaaatccaaaaaatgccacataaattggaatgGATGGAGGGAGTAACTTAAAACGGAGGGGAGTTTATAGTTGGATTTTTTGTGCTAAAACCTCATTAAAATAAGAGGTTAAGTTTTATACCCTGTCAGTCTAAATAACTTCACCTTCCTAGAATATGGAAATGAAATCTTAAAAATCAGATATGTTACTTGCTATAACAGATAAAAAAACACgaagatataaaaaatattcatactAACCATGCATATTTCTTTGATTTATATTTGGAATTGAAATCGAAATATGAATGCAGGCATTTTATGGGAGAAGATCTGGATGCCTTTAATCTGCGTGAATTTCAGGGTTTAGAGCAACAACTCGATACAGCTCTGAAACGAGTGAGATCTAGGAAGGTCAGTATTATTCTCAACGATTAATAATATGTGAGACATATAAtaacatataagaaaataagtaatatCAATGGTACTTTCCAATTTATCGAATAAAAATTATTccataaacttttttttttctttcaataaatTATTAACTAAATAATTCATTGGAGAAGCTAGAAATTCTCTGGGATATTCAAGATTTAATATAAGtatagaaattaatttttgatcTCTATTTCAGGTATAATTTTTCGATTAAGTATGTTTGACTAACTAATACTagtagttaattattattattattattattattattattattattatttaatataatgttGTTTtaacctaaaaaataaaaattgctcaACAAGACCTGTCACTGGAATTTGCAGAATCAACTGATGCATGAGTCCATTTCCCAGCTGcagaaaaaggtaaaaaatcTTTCTTCAACTTGTAAAAACGACCTCACTAATATTAGGTTGATTTCACCTCGAATTAATTGTGTAAAgtctaaaaatactttttactttattaaagtAACTGcactttatttaatatttctttcttgtCACAATTAACTATGTGAAACTATGAGTGAATTTTTCAAAGCAATCGACAAGGATTGTGGTTGAGTGGTAAGTattcattcattcttaattagagatttCGGGTTTGAGTCTCCCTGTATACAAAGTCGCCTTAGTTAGGAAGTGTTTTACCCTCACTGTGGGACTTTCAGGCGCAGTGGGAAaccaaaatataattcaaagcaTACAAACAGTgttttcaaaaatgtttttggggCGAGTCTCGAGGCAGGGTGTACCAAAAACGCTCCAGGACGTAAATTAAAGACGTAAGTAGACCCATAAGGCGTAAGTTCTATTTGAGCATAAAAACGTAAGTCCTGGACGTAAAAACGTAGGCTCGGgcgtttttaatttatttttttgaaccttttttgctttaaatcatattttttattattggtgtaatgatatttctcaaatcgtaattataatactttttttcttcattattgattattaatacttatctcaaataaaaatcataatataatttctatatattatataggtTATTTATAAAACTTTATTTGTAAGATCATTGAAaggtttacttttgcttattttactatagtaataaaattataaaattgaatatagaTGAGACTAC
The Solanum stenotomum isolate F172 chromosome 12, ASM1918654v1, whole genome shotgun sequence DNA segment above includes these coding regions:
- the LOC125848353 gene encoding truncated transcription factor CAULIFLOWER A-like, translated to MGRGRVEMKRIENKISRQVTFSKRRSGLLKKTNEISVLCDADVALIVFSSNGKLFEYSTQSSMENILERYESYSYAERNLNTTYKENWTLEYPKLMARVELLQRNIRHFMGEDLDAFNLREFQGLEQQLDTALKRVRSRKNQLMHESISQLQKKEKELQERNNLISKKLKENEKKQIVQTNPGQRSTMTFLLQSPSVTNLTIGGPSQATDESQNRDGYNTLMPPWMFHHVHNKG